The Thomasclavelia ramosa DSM 1402 genome includes a region encoding these proteins:
- a CDS encoding chromate transporter, whose translation MKANKLKDLTWLFFINIFISSFTFGGGYVVVSMVRKYFVEKRKIFNESDLITMSAISQTTPGAIAINLAALAGYKVAGTIGTIVSCIGAIIPPITILAVVSLWYQVFSTNHIIMAILKGMQAGIAAIIVDILIGMTRAINEQHSKLLTAMIPITFIASYIFKVNIVVIILITIIVATAQLYYRRRYCQC comes from the coding sequence ATGAAAGCAAATAAACTAAAAGACCTTACATGGTTGTTCTTTATCAATATTTTTATTAGCAGCTTTACATTTGGAGGTGGTTATGTGGTTGTATCAATGGTTCGTAAGTATTTTGTTGAAAAAAGAAAAATTTTCAATGAAAGTGACTTAATCACCATGTCGGCAATTAGCCAAACAACACCTGGAGCAATCGCAATCAATCTTGCGGCATTAGCTGGTTATAAAGTTGCCGGTACCATTGGAACTATCGTTAGTTGCATTGGAGCGATTATTCCGCCAATTACTATTTTGGCAGTTGTTTCATTATGGTATCAAGTTTTTAGTACAAATCACATCATTATGGCTATCTTAAAAGGAATGCAAGCCGGAATTGCTGCTATTATCGTGGATATCCTAATAGGAATGACAAGAGCTATTAATGAACAACATTCAAAATTATTAACCGCGATGATTCCTATTACTTTCATTGCCAGCTATATCTTTAAAGTTAATATCGTTGTAATAATCTTAATTACAATTATCGTAGCCACTGCTCAACTATACTATCGCCGGAGGTACTGCCAATGTTAA
- a CDS encoding LysR family transcriptional regulator, producing the protein MNLRHLLIFKTVVDTGSFTKAAKQLFITQSGVSHAIRELEQQTNVVLFDRLSKAIILTPAGKLLLEKVIPILSLYHDLEKQIDVLEMSAPLKVVSSITIATFWLPKILKQFASSYPNIKVEVQVVSAKEALAVLECGEADLALVEGVVPPGPFIVIDFSSYQLNVLCAPDYFADNEITLKELCTHDLLLREKGSATRDIIDSCLYLRGLAAYPKWTSVNSKVLIEACKAGFGFAVLPTLLVTEELKHGTLKTVETDELLYNKTKLLYHQEKYISEPLAKLIDIIGEAE; encoded by the coding sequence ATGAACCTTAGACATTTATTAATATTTAAAACAGTAGTTGATACAGGGAGTTTTACTAAAGCAGCAAAACAATTATTTATTACGCAATCTGGAGTATCGCATGCGATTAGGGAATTAGAACAACAAACAAATGTTGTCCTATTCGATCGTTTATCAAAGGCAATTATATTGACTCCTGCAGGGAAATTATTATTGGAAAAAGTTATTCCAATTTTATCACTATATCATGACTTAGAAAAACAAATAGATGTTTTGGAAATGAGTGCGCCTCTAAAAGTTGTTTCAAGTATTACTATTGCAACCTTTTGGTTACCAAAGATTCTAAAACAATTTGCAAGCAGCTATCCTAATATTAAGGTTGAGGTGCAAGTGGTCAGTGCAAAAGAAGCATTGGCAGTTTTGGAATGTGGAGAAGCCGATCTTGCTTTGGTAGAGGGAGTAGTTCCACCAGGACCCTTTATTGTAATAGATTTTTCTTCTTATCAATTAAACGTTTTATGTGCACCAGATTATTTTGCGGATAATGAAATTACATTAAAAGAACTTTGTACTCATGATCTTTTGCTTCGTGAAAAAGGGAGTGCAACTAGAGATATTATTGATAGTTGTTTATATTTGCGAGGATTGGCAGCATATCCTAAATGGACAAGTGTAAATTCAAAGGTCCTGATTGAAGCATGTAAGGCTGGATTTGGTTTTGCGGTTTTACCTACTCTTTTAGTTACTGAGGAGTTAAAGCATGGTACTTTAAAAACGGTGGAAACAGATGAATTGCTTTATAATAAAACAAAGCTTTTATATCATCAAGAAAAATATATAAGTGAACCATTGGCTAAATTAATTGATATTATTGGAGAGGCTGAATAA
- a CDS encoding SulP family inorganic anion transporter has product MFKDYVLSLKKEFAGYNGQKLVMDILAGLTVAAVALPLALAFGVSSGADAGAGLITAIIAGLLIGGLSGASYQISGPTGAMSAILIGLSTTYGLQGVFVASFISGVMLLIASLFKFGKIVSFIPASVITGFTSGIAIIIATGQIDNFFGVTSKGSNPIEKILSYRMLGFNVNLEALFFGILVIAIIILWPKKWGNIFPASLAGIIIALIINLVFKFNVAEVGSIPSTLLPKARLSLNSLNLTAITNLIIPAFSIAMLGMIESLLCGASAGKMKNEKLNADQELFAQGIGNMVIPFFGGVPATAAIARTSVAIKAGGQTRLVSIFHAAALLISMFVLGPFMSRIPLSALAGVLIMTAWKMNEWHEIKQFFSKRIKTSMTQFLVTMLATVVFDLTVAIVIGVFISMILFVINNSDLDIETSDIEPQRLDKELNYDHQRTKVIYMAGPLFFGNQEQIITKVNEILNECNNIIFSMRGVPSIDDSGIREFIDVVELCRQNNINVLFAGVQKNVMKQFKRHHFVELAQPNNFCWDVIKALDKIEQKG; this is encoded by the coding sequence ATGTTTAAAGATTATGTATTAAGTTTGAAAAAAGAATTTGCAGGTTATAATGGTCAAAAGCTAGTAATGGATATTTTGGCAGGATTAACCGTAGCTGCGGTTGCGTTGCCGTTAGCTTTGGCTTTTGGGGTGAGTAGTGGTGCTGATGCTGGGGCTGGTTTGATTACAGCGATTATAGCAGGATTATTGATCGGTGGCTTATCTGGGGCATCGTATCAAATTTCTGGACCAACTGGAGCAATGTCAGCAATTTTAATTGGATTGTCAACTACATATGGTTTACAGGGGGTGTTTGTTGCTAGTTTTATTTCTGGGGTAATGTTATTAATTGCTTCATTATTTAAGTTTGGTAAGATAGTATCATTTATACCAGCTAGTGTAATTACTGGATTTACGAGTGGAATCGCAATAATTATTGCAACTGGACAAATTGATAATTTTTTTGGAGTTACTTCGAAAGGAAGCAATCCGATTGAAAAAATCTTATCTTATCGTATGTTAGGCTTTAATGTAAATTTAGAGGCACTGTTTTTTGGGATACTAGTAATAGCAATTATTATTTTATGGCCTAAAAAATGGGGAAATATATTTCCGGCTTCATTAGCTGGAATTATTATTGCTTTGATTATTAATTTAGTATTTAAATTTAATGTAGCAGAGGTCGGGAGTATTCCATCTACATTATTGCCTAAAGCTCGTTTGTCATTGAATAGTTTAAATTTAACAGCAATAACAAATCTAATTATTCCTGCATTTAGTATTGCTATGTTAGGAATGATTGAATCACTTTTATGCGGTGCTAGTGCTGGAAAAATGAAAAATGAAAAGTTAAATGCTGATCAAGAACTTTTTGCACAAGGGATTGGTAATATGGTTATTCCTTTTTTTGGAGGTGTTCCTGCTACAGCTGCTATTGCTAGAACGAGTGTTGCGATTAAAGCTGGCGGTCAAACGCGTTTAGTTAGTATTTTTCATGCAGCGGCTTTACTAATTTCAATGTTTGTTTTAGGTCCATTTATGTCAAGAATTCCTTTATCAGCTTTAGCCGGTGTGTTAATTATGACCGCCTGGAAAATGAATGAATGGCATGAAATTAAACAATTTTTTTCGAAACGAATAAAAACAAGTATGACACAATTCTTAGTAACAATGTTAGCGACCGTTGTATTTGACTTGACAGTTGCAATTGTAATTGGAGTGTTTATATCTATGATTTTATTTGTAATCAATAATTCTGATTTAGATATTGAAACAAGTGATATTGAACCACAACGACTTGATAAGGAGTTAAATTATGATCATCAAAGGACTAAAGTAATTTATATGGCTGGTCCATTGTTTTTTGGAAATCAAGAACAAATAATTACAAAAGTTAATGAGATTTTAAATGAATGTAATAATATTATTTTTTCAATGCGTGGTGTACCTTCAATCGATGATTCAGGGATCCGGGAGTTTATTGATGTAGTAGAATTATGTCGCCAAAATAATATTAATGTTTTATTTGCTGGAGTCCAAAAAAATGTAATGAAACAATTCAAGCGACATCATTTCGTAGAATTAGCACAACCAAATAATTTTTGTTGGGATGTTATTAAAGCATTAGATAAAATTGAACAAAAAGGATAA
- a CDS encoding aminoglycoside phosphotransferase family protein produces the protein MIEINKKLVQNLINEQFPQWKDLVIEPVAKSGHDNRTFHLGSKMTVRLPSGKGYAAQVEKELTWLPYLQKHLTMTISSPIAKGYPSCGYPFSWSINKYIEGDTLTKQNINNLNEFADDLAKFLKEFQKIDTTNGPQAGLHNYYRGGYLAVYHNETIEALENLKTVLPTELLLKIWQRALNASVSDLNVWVHGDIAPGNLLVKNGKLAAVIDFGVLGVGDPSCDYAMAWTFFEEESRQRFLKKLDQGMIDRACGWALWKALITYNSDEAERAENAQYTINEIIKDEKKLG, from the coding sequence ATGATTGAAATTAATAAAAAACTAGTACAAAACTTAATTAATGAACAATTTCCTCAATGGAAAGATTTAGTAATTGAACCAGTCGCTAAAAGCGGACATGATAATCGAACATTTCATTTAGGATCAAAGATGACTGTCCGTTTGCCTAGTGGTAAAGGCTATGCAGCCCAAGTTGAAAAAGAACTTACATGGCTACCTTATCTCCAAAAACATTTAACCATGACAATTTCTTCGCCAATAGCTAAAGGTTATCCAAGCTGTGGATATCCATTTTCTTGGTCAATCAACAAATATATAGAAGGTGATACTTTAACAAAGCAAAACATTAATAATTTAAATGAATTTGCTGATGACCTAGCTAAATTCTTAAAAGAATTTCAGAAAATTGATACAACCAATGGTCCTCAAGCAGGACTTCACAACTATTATCGTGGTGGTTATCTAGCAGTATATCACAATGAAACAATCGAAGCTTTAGAAAATCTTAAAACCGTTTTACCAACTGAGCTGCTACTGAAAATCTGGCAACGTGCCCTTAATGCATCAGTATCTGATTTAAATGTTTGGGTTCATGGCGATATAGCCCCTGGCAATTTACTTGTTAAAAATGGTAAATTAGCAGCAGTAATTGATTTTGGTGTTTTAGGTGTTGGAGATCCTTCTTGTGATTATGCAATGGCTTGGACTTTTTTTGAAGAAGAAAGCCGACAGCGATTCTTAAAAAAACTAGATCAAGGGATGATTGATCGTGCTTGTGGCTGGGCTTTATGGAAGGCCCTGATCACATATAATAGCGATGAAGCAGAACGTGCGGAAAATGCTCAATATACAATCAATGAAATTATTAAAGATGAAAAAAAACTTGGTTAA
- a CDS encoding CatA-like O-acetyltransferase has product MNDKPHYLLPIFAIGKYYKQNDKTLLSLSIRVHHQLCGAYHVSHFINELQIMINEHKFIKE; this is encoded by the coding sequence ATTAATGATAAGCCACATTACTTATTACCAATTTTCGCAATTGGTAAATACTACAAACAAAATGATAAAACTCTTCTATCACTATCAATTAGAGTACATCATCAATTATGTGGTGCTTACCATGTTTCTCATTTTATTAATGAATTACAAATTATGATTAATGAACATAAATTTATAAAGGAATAA
- a CDS encoding CatA-like O-acetyltransferase: MNQGILGTYKTMNLSYTIFHFDDETFSILWSEYNYKFKYFYPNYLNNLKTYGEIKKYFLNKNLLIHLTFPVHPR, encoded by the coding sequence ATAAATCAAGGAATTTTAGGAACATATAAAACAATGAATCTAAGTTATACTATTTTTCATTTCGACGATGAAACTTTTTCTATCCTATGGAGTGAATATAATTATAAATTTAAATATTTCTATCCAAATTACTTAAATAATCTTAAAACTTACGGTGAAATTAAAAAATATTTCCTAAACAAGAATCTGTTAATTCATTTAACTTTTCCTGTCCACCCTAGGTAA
- the pepD gene encoding beta-Ala-His dipeptidase gives MAVLDTEILVNYYFEEICKIPHGSYNEEKIADFVEAFAKEKGFRYHRDHLNNIVIYKEASQGYENHETLMLEAHMDMVNEKNKDSNHDFEHDPLDLYLEDGYVSANGTTLGADDGYGVAYMLAILSDPNVKNPPLECVFTVAEEVGLDGALGFDASLLKATRMIGLDSENEGEICTTSSGGCDVMITKELYFTSNENPTYTLLIKGLSGGHSGGEIHRGKGNANKLAARVMYGMIKANLDIQLVDLNGGLKNNAIPRECAIVFASTSDFKLLQEVADEYQDYFSEEFEISDPGVKVELSLNNDIAQQTLSIKESKDIIKLMMAAKSGFVERSLVIEDLTTVSLNMGVVSIKDKQLKIDYLLRSPMKSAVMNMVDELDIIADAFGGTITPANYYPGWNYDQHSKLRDLFKVFYFKRTGAEVKEVATHGGLETGIFKGKMPALDIITMGPNMADIHTPDERMEVASFVNCYEILKDFIATL, from the coding sequence ATGGCTGTTTTAGACACAGAGATTTTAGTTAATTATTATTTTGAGGAAATTTGTAAAATTCCCCATGGCTCTTATAATGAAGAAAAGATTGCTGACTTTGTTGAAGCATTCGCGAAAGAAAAAGGTTTTAGATATCATCGGGATCACTTAAATAATATTGTTATTTACAAAGAAGCTAGTCAAGGATATGAAAATCATGAAACACTGATGTTGGAAGCACATATGGATATGGTCAATGAAAAGAATAAAGATAGTAATCATGATTTTGAACATGATCCATTAGATTTGTATCTTGAAGATGGCTATGTTAGTGCTAATGGGACGACATTAGGAGCAGATGATGGCTATGGAGTTGCTTATATGTTGGCAATCTTAAGTGATCCTAATGTTAAAAATCCACCTTTAGAGTGTGTTTTTACAGTTGCCGAAGAAGTTGGTCTTGATGGAGCGTTAGGTTTTGATGCAAGTTTATTAAAGGCGACAAGAATGATTGGGCTAGATAGTGAAAATGAAGGAGAAATTTGCACAACTTCATCAGGAGGCTGTGATGTAATGATTACTAAGGAATTATATTTTACTAGTAATGAAAATCCAACTTATACATTATTAATAAAAGGATTATCAGGAGGACATTCTGGAGGTGAAATTCATCGCGGTAAAGGAAATGCCAATAAATTGGCTGCTCGAGTTATGTATGGTATGATCAAGGCAAATTTAGATATCCAGCTAGTGGATCTAAATGGTGGATTAAAAAATAATGCGATTCCCCGTGAATGTGCAATTGTTTTTGCTAGTACAAGTGATTTTAAGTTACTTCAGGAAGTGGCAGATGAGTATCAAGATTATTTTAGTGAAGAATTTGAAATTAGTGATCCTGGTGTTAAAGTTGAGTTATCATTAAATAATGATATTGCACAGCAAACGTTGAGTATAAAAGAATCAAAAGATATTATAAAATTAATGATGGCAGCTAAGAGTGGTTTTGTCGAACGTTCATTAGTGATTGAAGATTTGACAACGGTTTCATTAAATATGGGTGTAGTATCAATTAAAGATAAACAATTAAAAATAGATTATTTACTACGTTCACCAATGAAAAGCGCTGTGATGAACATGGTTGATGAATTAGATATTATTGCAGATGCCTTTGGTGGCACAATTACTCCAGCAAATTATTATCCTGGTTGGAATTACGACCAACATTCAAAATTACGTGATTTATTTAAAGTATTTTATTTTAAACGTACTGGAGCAGAAGTAAAAGAAGTAGCTACTCATGGTGGACTAGAAACGGGAATCTTTAAAGGAAAGATGCCAGCGCTAGATATTATTACGATGGGTCCTAATATGGCAGACATCCACACTCCAGATGAACGTATGGAAGTTGCATCATTTGTAAATTGTTACGAAATATTAAAAGATTTTATTGCGACATTATAA
- a CDS encoding MATE family efflux transporter: protein MFKMKVDLTKDPILKSLLIFAFPLFVANVFQQLYNTMDTMIVGNFLGDTSLAAIGACGAIYELLVGFALGVGNGLSIVTARSFGAKDENLLKKSVAGSIVIGILLTIILMLFSQFCLYPLLELLNTPANIINEAYDYIFMITIFVGVMFAYNLCAGLLRAIGNSVMPLVFLLISSVLNVGLDLLFITQFNMGIQGAAIATVIAQGVSAILCFYYIYKKCPILLPHKEHFKISRELYQELAGQGFSMGLMMSIVSTGTVILQTAINKFGYLIIAGHVTARKLNSFCMMPAATLGLALSTFVSQNKGANQGLRIRQGVRYANLIAVGWSVIATVVLFFIAPTLVQLLSGSSSAVVIDNGSLYLMLNAPFYCMLGILLNLRNSLQGLGRKIIPLVSSIIEFIGKIVFVWLFIPLLGYFGVIICEPVIWCCMCLQLAYSFYRDPYIKEYRNIKKEAVTGK, encoded by the coding sequence ATGTTTAAAATGAAAGTTGATTTAACCAAAGATCCAATTTTAAAATCATTGTTGATCTTTGCGTTTCCATTATTTGTGGCTAATGTTTTTCAACAACTTTACAATACCATGGATACGATGATCGTAGGAAACTTTTTAGGGGATACATCATTGGCGGCAATTGGAGCATGTGGTGCTATTTATGAATTATTAGTTGGTTTTGCTTTAGGGGTAGGAAATGGATTAAGTATTGTTACAGCACGAAGTTTTGGTGCTAAAGATGAGAACTTGTTAAAAAAATCAGTTGCGGGATCAATCGTAATAGGAATCTTGTTAACTATTATTTTAATGCTTTTTTCACAGTTTTGTTTATATCCGCTATTAGAATTATTAAATACACCAGCAAATATAATTAATGAGGCATATGATTATATTTTTATGATTACTATTTTTGTTGGGGTAATGTTTGCTTATAATTTGTGTGCTGGATTATTGCGAGCAATTGGCAATAGTGTAATGCCGCTTGTTTTTTTACTTATTTCTTCAGTCTTGAATGTAGGATTAGATTTATTATTTATTACTCAATTTAATATGGGAATTCAAGGTGCTGCTATTGCAACTGTTATTGCTCAAGGAGTTTCGGCAATTCTTTGTTTTTATTATATTTATAAAAAATGTCCTATTTTGCTTCCTCACAAAGAGCATTTTAAAATTAGCAGGGAACTATATCAAGAATTGGCAGGGCAAGGTTTTTCGATGGGATTAATGATGTCGATTGTTTCTACAGGAACTGTTATTTTGCAAACCGCCATCAACAAATTTGGTTATTTAATTATTGCTGGACATGTTACTGCTCGTAAATTAAATAGTTTTTGTATGATGCCTGCAGCAACATTGGGTCTAGCCCTATCTACTTTTGTTTCACAAAATAAAGGGGCAAATCAAGGATTGCGAATTCGACAAGGGGTCCGTTATGCTAATTTAATTGCAGTAGGGTGGAGTGTTATTGCAACAGTTGTATTATTCTTTATTGCCCCAACTCTAGTTCAATTATTGTCAGGGTCAAGTAGTGCAGTAGTAATTGATAATGGTTCATTATATTTAATGCTAAATGCTCCATTTTATTGTATGTTAGGAATCTTATTGAATCTTAGAAATTCTTTACAGGGATTGGGGCGTAAGATTATTCCTTTAGTTTCAAGCATAATTGAATTTATTGGGAAAATAGTATTTGTTTGGCTGTTTATTCCATTGTTAGGATATTTTGGGGTTATTATTTGTGAACCGGTAATTTGGTGTTGTATGTGTTTACAGTTAGCTTATTCTTTTTATCGGGATCCATACATTAAAGAATATAGAAATATTAAGAAAGAGGCTGTAACGGGTAAATAA
- a CDS encoding NAD(P)H-dependent oxidoreductase, with protein MKLILSDKYLNLDVSDHSNTKFIDLSSLNIANCTGCFGCWTKTPGKCVIRDDATKVYPYIAKSDNLIYISKILYGGYDTPMKTMLERAIPIQKAFIRILNGETHHVQRSVELKNATIIAYGEIDTEEKEIFKALVERNAKNMNFKHYKILFTNEQNLEKTVKTEMIKWSE; from the coding sequence ATGAAATTAATATTAAGTGATAAATATCTAAATCTTGACGTATCAGATCATTCTAATACAAAATTTATAGATCTATCATCATTAAATATAGCTAACTGCACTGGATGCTTTGGCTGTTGGACTAAGACACCGGGGAAATGTGTTATACGTGACGATGCAACAAAAGTATATCCGTACATTGCCAAGAGTGATAATTTAATTTATATCAGTAAAATATTATATGGTGGTTATGATACCCCTATGAAGACAATGCTTGAACGTGCAATTCCGATTCAAAAGGCATTTATTAGAATACTAAACGGAGAAACACATCATGTTCAAAGAAGTGTAGAATTGAAAAATGCTACAATTATTGCCTATGGAGAAATAGACACTGAAGAAAAAGAGATATTTAAAGCTCTGGTTGAAAGAAATGCTAAAAACATGAATTTTAAACACTATAAAATATTATTTACAAATGAACAAAACCTAGAAAAAACTGTGAAAACGGAGATGATAAAATGGAGCGAATAG
- a CDS encoding NADH:flavin oxidoreductase — protein sequence MRNLDKSISINGLTLKNRLVMPPMATSSANDGEVSQRILDYYDKKTKGGYIGLVITEHSYIDIQGMANPKQMSVAKDSDIKGLKQLVNIIHNNGSKAFAQINHAGSMARGTGLPTVSASNTIPITMKESNIEIPEELSKEQIQYIVKRFADAARRVKLAGFDGVEIHSAHAYLLNQFYSPITNHRTDEYTGTTLEGRLRIHKEVIEAVRSEVGEDFPIALRLGGCDYMAGGSTIEDSIKASQMLESYGVDILDITGGINRYMIPWNKEPGYFSDMTEHIMEKVSIPVILTGGITNAMDAEKLLQLNKADLIGVGRAILKDDSWAKNAMEQK from the coding sequence ATGAGAAATTTAGATAAATCAATTTCAATCAACGGATTGACGTTAAAAAACAGATTAGTAATGCCCCCAATGGCAACATCAAGTGCTAATGATGGTGAAGTAAGTCAAAGAATTCTTGATTATTATGATAAGAAAACAAAAGGTGGATATATTGGATTAGTCATTACTGAACACAGTTACATTGATATTCAAGGAATGGCCAATCCTAAACAAATGTCAGTAGCAAAGGATAGCGATATAAAAGGATTAAAGCAATTGGTAAATATAATTCATAACAATGGAAGCAAGGCGTTTGCTCAAATAAATCATGCCGGTTCAATGGCAAGAGGAACAGGATTACCTACTGTTAGTGCAAGTAATACAATACCAATAACAATGAAAGAATCCAATATCGAAATACCAGAAGAATTGAGTAAAGAACAGATTCAATATATAGTAAAAAGATTTGCTGATGCAGCCAGACGCGTAAAGTTAGCAGGTTTTGATGGGGTAGAAATTCATTCTGCACATGCATATCTTTTAAATCAGTTCTATTCGCCAATAACCAATCATAGAACAGATGAATATACTGGTACAACACTTGAAGGTCGATTGAGAATTCATAAGGAAGTTATTGAAGCAGTTCGAAGTGAAGTTGGAGAAGACTTCCCAATTGCTTTACGCTTAGGTGGGTGTGATTATATGGCTGGCGGCTCAACAATTGAAGATTCCATTAAAGCCTCTCAAATGCTTGAAAGTTATGGTGTAGATATCCTTGATATAACTGGTGGAATAAATCGCTATATGATTCCATGGAATAAAGAGCCAGGATATTTTTCAGATATGACAGAGCATATTATGGAAAAAGTTTCTATTCCAGTTATTTTGACAGGTGGAATAACTAATGCCATGGATGCTGAAAAACTACTGCAATTAAACAAAGCAGATTTAATTGGTGTTGGTAGAGCTATTCTAAAAGATGATAGTTGGGCAAAAAATGCAATGGAACAAAAATAA
- a CDS encoding GNAT family N-acetyltransferase has translation MEIIKLTSNLTYYRQQAATLLIEAFPYAYKDCAELEITKCLSTNRIMLGAVENDILMGLVGAIPQYGITAWELHPLAVSKKWQGQGIGTKLCTALENELKNCGCCTIYLGSDDEFDKTTLANTNLFDDLYSKIKNIRNLERHPYEFYQKIGYQIVGVIPDANGLGKPDIWLAKSLVR, from the coding sequence ATGGAAATAATTAAGTTAACATCTAATTTAACCTATTATCGTCAGCAGGCAGCTACATTATTGATTGAAGCATTTCCATATGCATATAAAGATTGTGCCGAGCTAGAAATAACAAAATGTTTATCGACAAATAGAATAATGCTGGGGGCAGTTGAAAATGATATATTGATGGGGTTGGTTGGGGCTATTCCCCAGTATGGAATCACTGCTTGGGAATTGCATCCTTTGGCGGTTTCTAAAAAGTGGCAAGGTCAAGGTATTGGTACAAAGCTTTGTACAGCATTAGAAAATGAGCTTAAGAATTGTGGCTGCTGTACCATTTATTTAGGCAGTGATGATGAATTTGATAAAACAACATTGGCTAATACTAATTTATTTGATGATCTATATTCAAAGATAAAAAATATTAGGAATCTTGAACGACATCCCTATGAGTTTTATCAAAAGATAGGATATCAAATAGTTGGGGTGATTCCTGATGCCAATGGTTTAGGAAAACCAGATATTTGGTTAGCTAAGAGTTTAGTAAGATAG
- a CDS encoding TetR/AcrR family transcriptional regulator, translated as MNQKFFELNEEKRLAIINAGLEVFSKNDYKHALTDDIAAKAGISKGLLFYYFHNKLELYQYLAQYSARLVMKLFEKMNIIDGKDFFDAIKLAVLGKMEMMSKYPYIYGFSLRYYQNRKEIVGNSYEQLYAEVIASYNLIKRADISKFKAGVDPEEVWNIIYWMSQGYMDRYQDLENVNMKEIQDEYFRYLDIIKENFYREEFI; from the coding sequence ATGAACCAAAAATTCTTTGAATTAAACGAAGAAAAAAGACTGGCCATTATTAATGCAGGGTTAGAAGTATTTAGTAAAAATGATTATAAACATGCATTAACCGATGATATTGCAGCCAAAGCGGGAATATCAAAGGGACTATTGTTTTATTATTTTCACAATAAACTAGAGTTGTATCAGTACTTAGCACAATATAGCGCTAGACTAGTGATGAAGTTATTTGAAAAAATGAATATTATAGATGGTAAAGATTTTTTTGATGCAATTAAATTAGCAGTGTTAGGCAAAATGGAAATGATGTCTAAATATCCATATATTTATGGCTTTTCACTGCGCTATTACCAAAATCGTAAGGAAATAGTAGGAAATAGTTATGAACAATTATATGCAGAGGTAATAGCATCATATAATTTAATTAAACGTGCTGATATTAGTAAGTTTAAAGCAGGAGTTGATCCTGAAGAAGTTTGGAACATAATTTATTGGATGTCGCAAGGATATATGGATAGATATCAGGATTTAGAAAATGTTAATATGAAAGAGATTCAAGATGAGTATTTTAGATATTTGGATATTATAAAAGAGAATTTCTATCGGGAGGAATTTATATGA